A single region of the Salvia miltiorrhiza cultivar Shanhuang (shh) chromosome 8, IMPLAD_Smil_shh, whole genome shotgun sequence genome encodes:
- the LOC131001592 gene encoding uncharacterized protein LOC131001592: protein MSGSPSSSSGSEDEDEGIDSYRKGGYHAVRIGDNFSAGRYIAQKKLGWGQFSTVWLAYDTESSKYVALKIQKSAPQFAQAAIHEIEILSAIAAGDPSNDKSVVRLVDHFKHAGPNGQHLCMALEFLGDSLLRLIKYNRYKGLELHRVKEICKCILTALDYLHRELRIIHTDLKPENILLCSTINPSKDPIRSGLTPILEKPEGNPNGGVIVSSIEKRLKQRAKRAVARISERRIGMGDGVGRTQKPPRILEGIDFKCKVVDFGNACWGDRPIAEEIQTRQYRAPEVILQSGYSFAADMWSFACTAFELATGEMMFAPKIGQGFSEDEDHLAMMMELLGKIPRKIATSGARSKEYFDRYGDLKRIRRLKYGSLDRLLVDKYKFSDADAREFAGFLCPILDFEPDKRPTAQQCLQHPWLNADNQTSGLNAGMNDLQIKLKK, encoded by the exons ATGTCCGGCTCCCCGTCGTCGTCGTCGGGATCGGAAGACGAGGATGAAGGAATCGACTCGTACCGTAAAGGAGGCTACCACGCCGTCAGAATCGGCGATAATTTCTCCGCCGGTCGCTACATCGCGCAGAAGAAACTTGGTTGGGGACAGTTCTCCACAGTCTGGCTCGCCTATGATACTGAATCGTCG AAATATGTTGCCTTGAAGATCCAGAAAAGTGCACCACAATTTGCTCAGGCAGCAATTCATGAGATCGAAATTCTTTCTGCTATTGCTGCTGGTGATCCCTCAAATGACAAGTCCGTTGTACGCTTGGTAGACCACTTTAAGCATGCAGGCCCAAATGGGCAGCATTTATGCATGGCTCTGGAATTTCTTGGTGATAGTTTGCTCCGTTTGATCAAGTATAACCGGTATAAAGGTCTCGAGCTCCATAGAGTTAAGGAGATATGCAAATGCATTTTGACTGCACTAGATTACTTGCATCGCGAACTACGAATCATACACACTGACTTAAAACCTGAGAACATTCTTCTATGTTCCACCATTAATCCTTCAAAAGATCCAATCAGGTCAGGATTGACTCCAATCCTTGAAAAGCCTGAGGGAAACCCTAATGGTGGAGTAATTGTTAGTAGTATTGAGAAAAGACTAAAGCAAAGGGCAAAAAGAGCAGTTGCAAGAATCTCAGAAAGGCGAATTGGTATGGGAGATGGGGTAGGCAGGACTCAAAAGCCTCCTAGAATCTTGGAAGGGATAGACTTCAAATGTAAAGTTGTGGACTTTGGAAATGCATGTTGGGGTGATAGGCCAATTGCTGAAGAAATTCAAACAAGACAATATAGAGCACCAGAAGTTATACTTCAGTCTGGTTATTCCTTTGCTGCTGATATGTGGTCATTTGCTTGTACGGCTTTTGAACTTGCAACAGGGGAGATGATGTTTGCTCCCAAGATTGGGCAAGGTTTCAGTGAGGATGAG GATCACCTTGCTATGATGATGGAGCTCCTTGGAAAGATTCCACGCAAG ATTGCTACTAGTGGTGCCCGATCCAAAGAGTACTTTGATAGATACGGCGACTTGAAGAGGATTAGAAGGCTGAAGTACGGGTCCCTTGATCGATTACTTGTTGATAAGTACAAGTTTTCTGATGCTGACGCACGTGAATTTGCTGGTTTCCTATGTCCCATACTTGATTTTGAGCCAGATAAGCGACCAACAGCCCAGCAGTGCCTGCAGCATCCATGGCTTAATGCTGACAATCAGACAAGTGGGTTGAATGCAGGAATGAACGACCTGCAAATCAAGCTGAAGAAGTGA
- the LOC131001616 gene encoding probable protein phosphatase 2C 47 — protein MAPGTDETQCLGTLETGFCKEHEKDSNVDKKPHEDPDDNSTQAKASRPPLMRHCSSHVALVDPFSLICSNEGGVKSGKDSGFQPIFRSGSCSEIGPKQYMEDEFICVDDLPQHLGTNKGFPSPGAFYGVFDGHGGKDAASFTRKNILDFITQDSHFPDGIKRALKNAFVKADNALADAKNLDQSSGTTALVALILGRTMIIANAGDSRAVLGKRGRAIELSKDHKPSCTSERIRIEKLGGVIYDGYLNGQLSVARALGDWHMKGAKGSQCPLSSEPELEELVLTEEDEFLIIGCDGLWDVMSSQYAVTIVRKELMAHNDPERCSRELVREALKRNTCDNLTVVVICFSAEPPPRIEIPRSHRRRSISAEGLDILKGVLSQA, from the exons ATGGCTCCGGGCACCGACGAGACGCAGTGTTTAGGTACATTGGAAACTGGGTTTTGCAAAGAACACGAAAAAGATTCCAACGTTGACAAGAAACCTCACGAGGATCCCGATGATAATTCGACCCAGGCAAAAGCCTCGCGCCCGCCGTTGATGCGGCATTGCAGCAGCCACGTCGCTTTGGTCGATCCCTTTTCGTTG ATATGTAGTAATGAAGGCGGAGTAAAATCAGGCAAGGACTCTGGATTTCAGCCGATTTTTCGCTCTGGAAGCTGCTCTGAGATAGGTCCTAAGCAGTATATGGAGGATGAGTTCATTTGTGTCGACGATCTTCCCCAACATCTTGGTACAAATAAAGGTTTCCCATCTCCGGGAGCATTTTATGGG GTTTTTGATGGTCATGGTGGAAAAGACGCTGCGTCTTTCACTAGAAAGAACATCCTCGACTTTATCACTCAGGATTCTCATTTCCCAGATGGTATAAAAAGAGCACTGAAGAATGCTTTCGTGAAAGCTGATAATGCGCTGGCGGATGCCAAGAATCTCGATCAATCTTCTGGCACCACTGCTCTGGTTGCTCTTATTTTGGGAAG GACTATGATAATAGCTAATGCTGGCGATTCTCGAGCTGTGCTTGGCAAAAGAGGAAGAGCCATAGAATTGTCTAAAGATCACAAGCCTAGCTGCACATCCGAAAGGATTAGAATAGAAAAGTTGGGTGGTGTCATCTACGACGGCTATCTCAACGGACAGCTCTCAGTCGCACGTGCTCTTGGCGACTGGCACATGAAGGGTGCTAAAGGCTCACAGTGCCCCCTAAGCTCAGAGCCGGAGCTAGAGGAGTTGGTCTTGACAGAAGAAGACGAGTTCTTGATCATTGGCTGCGATGGCCTATGGGATGTCATGAGCAGCCAATACGCGGTGACAATAGTGAGGAAGGAGCTGATGGCACACAATGATCCGGAGAGGTGCTCGAGGGAGCTCGTCAGGGAGGCCCTCAAGCGCAACACCTGTGATAACCTCACCGTGGTCGTCATCTGCTTCTCAGCAGAACCTCCCCCTCGTATTGAGATCCCGAGATCGCATAGGAGGAGGAGCATATCAGCTGAAGGGTTGGATATCTTGAAGGGTGTGTTAAGCCAGGCGTGA